From a region of the Chondrinema litorale genome:
- a CDS encoding RNA polymerase sigma-70 factor gives MGNADILKKKVSEENNPEAFKELYDYYFNPLFNIGYSILQNREIAKELVSDVFISLWNSRQNLSNIENLDNYLFVAIRNQCLRYLKRNKMEKYTDSIHENYYTKKNIDFNSPDKVVEFEELKLRYDKVITTLPTKCKKVFELVKDEGKKYKEVADIMTISIKTVENHMLKAMKLLREEFKKDHKSVEKDKVIL, from the coding sequence ATGGGTAATGCTGATATACTGAAAAAGAAGGTTTCAGAGGAAAACAACCCTGAAGCATTCAAAGAGTTGTATGATTATTATTTCAATCCTTTATTTAATATTGGCTATTCAATATTACAGAATAGGGAAATAGCAAAAGAGTTAGTTTCTGATGTTTTTATTTCGCTATGGAACTCTCGCCAAAACTTGTCTAACATAGAAAATCTGGATAATTATCTGTTTGTAGCGATTAGAAATCAGTGTTTGCGCTACTTAAAAAGGAATAAAATGGAGAAGTACACAGATTCAATCCACGAAAACTACTATACAAAAAAGAATATCGATTTTAATTCGCCAGATAAAGTTGTTGAGTTTGAAGAGCTAAAATTAAGATACGATAAAGTAATTACAACTTTGCCAACAAAGTGTAAAAAGGTTTTTGAATTGGTAAAAGACGAAGGCAAAAAATATAAAGAAGTGGCCGATATCATGACGATTTCCATAAAAACAGTGGAAAATCATATGCTAAAAGCCATGAAATTGTTGAGAGAGGAGTTTAAAAAAGACCACAAAAGCGTAGAAAAAGACAAGGTGATTCTGTAA
- a CDS encoding FecR family protein — translation MNHILEIISRDIIGESTDEEKLILKKWLEASEENKTFYKSYLYFVKGENKASEQDKDDVWKNVFSQIDKETKSNTTHKVIQYNKASNKQNWLKYAASLAIFTLVGSLIYLLIGNSLMQDKADLILAQQNPIWEEKTIPAGKKISFILPDGSAIKLNGPSSLRFQQNFIGTNIREVHLEGEAFFDVSKNPNKPFVIHTQYSEVKVLGTSFNVNAFPENNAVKVSVETGKVMVKKKENAITSDSITLVRGEIALLKPEEKLVQKGAFNPDLPSWKDGVLVFEDASFSQIIKSLERWYGVGFILEKEVNVKGGYNSTFKNQNLVNVLESIKYSLGFEYKYVDGKVIIN, via the coding sequence ATGAATCATATTTTGGAGATCATTTCGAGAGATATAATAGGTGAATCTACAGATGAAGAAAAACTAATATTAAAGAAATGGTTAGAAGCTAGCGAAGAGAATAAAACATTTTATAAGTCTTACCTGTATTTCGTGAAAGGAGAAAATAAGGCTAGTGAGCAGGATAAAGATGATGTTTGGAAAAATGTATTTTCGCAAATAGATAAAGAAACAAAGTCTAATACTACCCATAAAGTTATTCAATATAACAAAGCATCAAACAAACAAAATTGGTTAAAGTATGCAGCTTCACTGGCAATATTCACTTTGGTGGGGAGCTTAATTTATTTACTAATTGGTAATAGTTTAATGCAAGATAAAGCTGATTTGATATTAGCTCAGCAAAATCCAATCTGGGAAGAGAAAACAATTCCTGCGGGGAAAAAAATATCATTTATTTTACCAGATGGTAGTGCTATAAAATTAAATGGCCCAAGTTCACTTCGATTTCAGCAAAATTTTATTGGTACGAATATAAGAGAGGTTCATCTTGAAGGTGAAGCCTTTTTTGATGTTTCTAAAAATCCCAACAAACCATTTGTAATTCACACCCAATATTCGGAGGTAAAAGTATTAGGCACTTCATTTAATGTGAATGCATTTCCAGAAAATAATGCGGTAAAGGTTTCTGTAGAAACGGGAAAGGTAATGGTTAAGAAAAAAGAAAATGCAATTACAAGTGATTCTATCACTTTGGTTCGCGGAGAAATTGCCTTATTGAAACCTGAAGAAAAACTGGTTCAAAAAGGAGCTTTTAACCCCGATTTACCTTCTTGGAAAGATGGCGTGCTTGTTTTTGAAGATGCCTCCTTCTCACAGATTATCAAGAGTTTAGAGCGCTGGTATGGAGTGGGATTTATCTTGGAAAAAGAAGTAAATGTGAAAGGGGGATATAACTCAACATTTAAAAATCAAAACTTAGTAAATGTATTGGAGAGCATAAAGTACTCGCTAGGCTTTGAATATAAATATGTAGATGGCAAAGTAATTATTAATTAA
- a CDS encoding SusC/RagA family TonB-linked outer membrane protein has translation MKWKLIHQIIRMTNYMFFGLVLQICLSGLLLANDSYGQKSIDKVLVNLEVRNAKINEIFASIEDQTNFQFGYAKRDIEKVKKKFTIKNDRESLGNVLRYLSKESNLKFKRIDNVINVSLNETQPPDGGSKDNPLQKLVEGTVLSAEDEEPLPGVSILIVGTSKGAVTDYEGKFKIEVNDGDVLRFSSIGFVEKQVEVGNQSIINVTMDLDYTSLDEIVVTALGVESQKRSLGYATSNLAGDDLNRAKEDNVVNTLSGKVAGVLVTPASSGMGGSSRVIMRGNSSLTGNNQPLFVVDGVPINNNGFGGSSGGGTGVSYSRSDYGTGISDINPNDIESISVLKGPNAAALYGNRAANGAIIITTKKGSKKGIGVSYSGSIIFSKVNENTLPQFQNEYGQGDGGTFANDASRSWGPKFDNSEFTYPTGLAGVYSPHPDNIIDFFDTGVEAVNSINIEGGNEVSNLRFSYTNFSGKGILPNSELTKNTFNLRGLTQLSDKMTFDSKVTYFTQKAQSRAVMGWSNNSATTHLYRRVRNADNEDFKNNYVDEIGRSIHPYDVNIPVENAYYNQYEKINDDFRNRITGFAKLTYDFNDFLTAFVRIGSDQLSHKIEQITPKGGSISNDGSRSDSYYDQTEVNADFLLMFNKHIGTDFNLSLNAGGNYRFNKNETSTKSGENFIIPNSELYTNLADLRAGSETFFRSSIYSLYFSGTIDYKEMLYLSFTGRNDWDSRMWTASGSASDWSFFYPSVSLSLLGNEIFNINSNLLSFSKFRVAWAEVGSGGTKNDEIYYSMSDLTGYNGLTTVTQSNIFDDPTLKPETTRSTELGLELKFLKSRLYTDITYYKSNTFDQIINAPVDPSTGFEYMRTNVGEISNEGIEILLGGTIVETENFYWDVTLNYAHNTSVLESFIEGSESFLFTYRDNYSVKTKVGGNYGDIWGNDFQYQDGKMVVDEEGLPIATTEEQLLGNYLPNFTGGFQNTVGYKNLTLSFLIDAQMGGEALSWTNRELGERGSIEATLEGRDGMVLDAVVNTGTEEEPIYVQNTTEITAQQYWARLPGIPGAYVQDLSNIRLREVSLTYDFPGTLIGNSPIQKASITLIGRNLFFLHKEADGVDPESSVSVSNYGQGIFYYNQPSSRRFGMSLNITF, from the coding sequence ATGAAATGGAAATTAATACATCAAATTATACGTATGACTAACTATATGTTTTTTGGCTTAGTTCTACAAATTTGCCTTTCAGGATTGTTGTTAGCCAATGATTCTTACGGGCAAAAAAGTATAGACAAAGTTTTGGTGAATCTCGAAGTTCGTAATGCCAAAATCAATGAAATATTTGCATCTATCGAAGACCAAACCAATTTTCAGTTTGGTTACGCAAAGAGAGATATTGAGAAAGTAAAGAAGAAATTTACCATAAAAAATGATCGAGAATCTTTGGGAAACGTTCTTCGCTATCTTTCTAAAGAATCTAACCTCAAGTTTAAGCGGATTGATAATGTAATTAATGTTTCACTAAATGAAACCCAACCACCCGATGGTGGATCGAAAGATAACCCATTACAAAAGTTGGTAGAAGGAACTGTGCTTTCTGCCGAAGATGAAGAGCCTTTACCGGGTGTGAGTATTTTGATTGTAGGTACTTCAAAAGGTGCTGTAACTGACTATGAAGGTAAGTTTAAGATAGAGGTGAATGATGGAGATGTACTAAGGTTTAGCTCGATCGGATTTGTGGAAAAACAAGTGGAAGTAGGTAATCAATCTATTATTAATGTAACCATGGATTTAGATTACACATCGCTTGATGAAATTGTAGTTACTGCACTGGGAGTTGAAAGTCAAAAACGTTCTTTGGGTTATGCAACCAGCAATTTGGCTGGCGATGATTTGAATAGAGCTAAAGAAGACAATGTTGTAAATACACTTTCTGGAAAAGTAGCTGGTGTGTTGGTTACTCCGGCTTCGTCTGGTATGGGAGGTAGCTCAAGGGTTATTATGAGAGGTAACTCTTCACTTACAGGTAATAACCAACCATTGTTTGTGGTAGATGGTGTGCCAATTAATAATAATGGATTTGGTGGTTCTTCTGGTGGTGGTACAGGTGTTTCTTATTCTAGAAGCGATTATGGTACTGGTATTTCAGATATTAACCCGAATGATATTGAATCTATCTCGGTGCTTAAAGGGCCAAATGCGGCAGCACTATATGGCAATAGAGCGGCCAATGGTGCGATTATAATCACCACAAAAAAAGGAAGTAAAAAAGGAATTGGTGTGAGCTATTCTGGTAGTATTATTTTTTCGAAAGTGAATGAAAATACATTGCCGCAATTCCAAAATGAATATGGCCAAGGTGATGGTGGAACATTTGCAAATGATGCTTCGAGAAGTTGGGGGCCTAAGTTTGATAACAGCGAGTTTACTTATCCGACAGGTCTTGCAGGTGTTTACTCTCCACATCCAGACAACATCATAGACTTTTTCGATACAGGAGTAGAAGCGGTTAACAGTATCAATATTGAGGGTGGAAATGAGGTGAGTAACCTAAGATTTTCATATACCAACTTTTCTGGTAAAGGTATTCTACCCAATTCAGAATTAACCAAAAACACCTTCAATTTAAGAGGTTTAACTCAGCTTTCAGATAAGATGACTTTTGATTCAAAAGTTACTTACTTTACACAGAAAGCTCAAAGTAGAGCGGTAATGGGTTGGTCTAACAACAGTGCAACCACTCACCTGTATAGAAGAGTTCGAAATGCTGATAATGAAGATTTTAAAAATAATTATGTTGATGAAATTGGCAGGTCAATTCATCCTTATGATGTAAATATTCCGGTTGAAAACGCTTACTATAATCAGTACGAAAAAATTAATGATGATTTTAGAAATAGAATCACTGGCTTTGCCAAATTAACTTATGATTTTAATGACTTCTTAACAGCATTCGTTCGAATTGGATCAGATCAACTTTCTCATAAAATAGAACAGATCACTCCAAAAGGTGGAAGTATTTCTAATGATGGTTCTAGATCAGATAGTTATTACGACCAAACAGAAGTAAATGCAGATTTCTTATTGATGTTTAACAAACACATTGGTACTGATTTTAACCTCAGTTTAAATGCTGGTGGTAATTACAGGTTTAATAAGAATGAAACATCTACCAAGTCTGGTGAAAATTTTATCATTCCAAACTCTGAGCTGTATACCAATTTAGCCGACTTAAGAGCAGGCTCAGAAACATTTTTTAGATCATCCATTTATTCACTTTATTTCTCAGGTACAATCGATTACAAAGAAATGCTGTATTTGAGTTTTACAGGCAGAAACGATTGGGACTCTAGAATGTGGACAGCTTCTGGCTCAGCAAGTGACTGGTCTTTCTTTTACCCATCTGTTAGCTTGTCGCTACTCGGAAATGAAATATTCAATATCAATAGTAATTTGTTATCATTCTCTAAATTCCGTGTAGCTTGGGCAGAAGTTGGTTCTGGTGGTACTAAAAATGATGAAATCTATTATTCCATGAGCGATCTAACTGGTTACAATGGTTTAACTACAGTTACACAATCTAATATTTTTGACGATCCAACATTAAAACCAGAAACTACTCGCTCAACAGAACTAGGTTTAGAACTGAAGTTTTTAAAGAGCAGATTGTATACAGACATCACCTATTATAAGTCTAATACATTCGATCAGATCATCAATGCTCCGGTCGATCCATCAACAGGTTTCGAATACATGAGAACCAATGTTGGTGAGATTTCTAATGAAGGCATAGAAATACTTTTGGGCGGTACAATTGTAGAGACAGAAAACTTCTATTGGGATGTTACACTTAACTATGCGCACAATACCAGTGTGTTAGAATCTTTCATAGAAGGTTCAGAGTCATTCCTGTTCACTTATAGAGATAATTATTCCGTAAAAACTAAAGTTGGTGGCAATTACGGAGACATTTGGGGAAATGATTTCCAATATCAAGATGGTAAAATGGTAGTGGATGAAGAAGGTTTACCAATCGCCACCACCGAAGAACAACTTTTAGGAAATTACCTTCCAAATTTTACAGGTGGATTCCAGAATACAGTTGGTTATAAGAATCTGACACTTAGTTTCTTAATTGATGCTCAAATGGGTGGTGAAGCACTATCTTGGACAAATAGAGAACTTGGTGAACGCGGAAGTATTGAAGCTACTTTAGAAGGTCGTGACGGTATGGTGTTAGATGCTGTAGTGAACACTGGTACTGAAGAAGAACCAATTTACGTACAAAATACCACCGAAATTACTGCACAACAGTATTGGGCTCGTCTTCCGGGTATTCCGGGTGCTTATGTGCAAGATTTGTCAAATATCAGATTAAGAGAAGTTTCTTTAACTTATGATTTTCCAGGTACTCTAATTGGTAATTCGCCAATTCAAAAAGCCTCTATAACATTGATCGGCAGAAATTTATTCTTCTTGCACAAAGAAGCTGATGGCGTTGATCCTGAATCTTCAGTTTCAGTATCTAACTATGGCCAAGGAATTTTCTATTACAACCAACCATCTAGCAGAAGATTTGGAATGAGTCTGAATATCACATTTTAA